A region of Phalacrocorax carbo chromosome 9, bPhaCar2.1, whole genome shotgun sequence DNA encodes the following proteins:
- the ITPK1 gene encoding inositol-tetrakisphosphate 1-kinase isoform X2 produces the protein MLEGIMLRAKIPAAFRVTAKPCAPTYSKADERICSPPFMELTGACGEDTLQLIEKNGLAFPFICKTRVAHGTNSHEMAIIFNQEGLKAVHPPCVIQSFINHNAVLYKVFVVGESYTVVKRPSLKNFSAGISDRESIFFNSHNVSKPESSSVLTALDKIEGVFERPNDDVIREISKALRQALGVSLFGIDIIINNQTGQHAVIDINAFPGYEGVSEFFTDLLNHIAAVLQGQAPEVTQLNRSKLLAEQTGGIMDERICCASTGCLSVMGKDSSWIVESETNNSVKLQHQRLGCNSAVSPSFQQHCVATLATKASSQ, from the exons ATGAGAGGATCTGTTCACCACCCTTTATGGAGCTGACAGGTGCCTGTGGAGAAGATACCTTGCAGCTTATAGAGAAGAATGGACTGGCATTCCCATTCA TTTGTAAAACCAGAGTGGCCCATGGAACCAACTCTCATGAG ATGGCAATCATCTTCAACCAGGAGGGCCTGAAAGCTGTCCACCCCCCTTGCGTCATTCAGAGCTTCATCAATCACAATGCCGTGCTGTATAAAGTCTTCGTGGTCGGGGAGTCCTACACAGTGGTGAAAAGACCATCTTTAAAGAACTTCTCTGCGGGAATCTCAG ACAGAGAATCAATATTTTTCAACAGCCACAATGTTTCAAAGCCAGAATCCTCATCAGTCTTAACAGCA CTGGATAAAATCGAAGGAGTATTTGAGCGGCCAAATGACGACGTCATCCGGGAAATCTCTAAGGCGCTGAGGCAAGCTCTGGGAGTTTCCCTCTTTGGAATTGATATCATCATCAACAATCAGACTGGGCAGCATGCAGTCATTGATATAAATGCATTCCCAG gtTATGAGGgtgtttctgaatttttcacTGATCTCTTGAACCACATAGCTGCTGTCCTGCAGGGTCAGGCACCTGAGGTGACCCAGCTCAACCGTAGCAAGCTCCTGGCAGAGCAGACCGGCGGGATCATGGACGAGCGGATATGCTGCGCTAGCACAGGCTGTCTCAGCGTCATGGGAAAAGACTCCTCCTGGATTGTGGAAAGCGAGACCAACAACTCAGTAAAACTGCAACACCAGAGACTAGGCTGTAACTCGGCAGTATCACCCAGCTTCCAGCAGCACTGCGTCGCTACGTTGGCAACAAAAGCTTCTTCTCAATAA